DNA sequence from the Leptolyngbya sp. CCY15150 genome:
GCGAGTGAGCGCAAGTCAGCCATGTCGCCTAAAGTTGTCGAAATTCTGTCAGACGATGAGATTCGCCGCACCCTAACCCGGCTAGCGTCCCAAGTGATCGAGCGCATTGGAGATGTTTCCAAGCTGGCGCTGCTCGGCATCTATACCCGAGGGGTGCCTTTGGCGACGATGCTGGCCCAGCAAATTGAACAGTTGGAGGGGCAGGCGGTGCCAGTGGGAGCCATCGACATTACCTTTTACCGCGATGACCTCGACAAAATTAAAACGCGCACGCCAGCTAAAACTAAAATTCCCATGGAGCTATCGGGCAAAACGGTTGTGCTGGTCGATGACGTGATCTACAGCGGCAGGACGATTCGCGCCGCCCTGAATGCGGTGAATGACTACGGCCGCCCTGATGTGATTTGGTTAGTAACGCTGGTGGATCGAGGGCATCGCGAGCTGCCCATCCATCCTGATTTCACCGGCAGATGCCTGCCCACGGCCCGCGATGAGGTGGTGAAGGTCTATGTGCAGGATGTGGATGGGCGCAATGCTGTGGAACTCATGAACCCCAG
Encoded proteins:
- the pyrR gene encoding bifunctional pyr operon transcriptional regulator/uracil phosphoribosyltransferase PyrR; translation: MSPKVVEILSDDEIRRTLTRLASQVIERIGDVSKLALLGIYTRGVPLATMLAQQIEQLEGQAVPVGAIDITFYRDDLDKIKTRTPAKTKIPMELSGKTVVLVDDVIYSGRTIRAALNAVNDYGRPDVIWLVTLVDRGHRELPIHPDFTGRCLPTARDEVVKVYVQDVDGRNAVELMNPSE